From Micromonospora rhizosphaerae, the proteins below share one genomic window:
- a CDS encoding alpha-ketoacid dehydrogenase subunit beta — protein MATMTMAKALNAALADALLEDERVVVFGEDVGQLGGVFRITDGLQARFGDKRCFDTPLAEAGIVGFAVGMAMSGLRPVVEMQFDAFAYPAFEQIVSHVAKLRNRTRGALSVPIVIRVPYAGGIGGVEHHCDSSEAYYAHTPGLKVVTPATVEDAYSLLREAIADPDPVVFMEPKKLYFSSAEAALPATTAPFGKAVVRRPGRDATLVAYGPAVPVALEAAEAAREEGWDLEVVDVRTIVPFDDATITASVGRTGRCVVIQEAQGFAGVGAEIAARVQERCFHALHAPVLRVSGLDIPYPAPMLEHTHLPSVDRVLDAVARLQWDDQPDPRWVAA, from the coding sequence ATGGCCACCATGACCATGGCGAAGGCGCTCAACGCCGCGCTCGCCGACGCGCTGCTGGAAGACGAGCGGGTGGTCGTCTTCGGTGAGGACGTCGGGCAGCTCGGCGGCGTCTTCCGGATCACCGACGGGCTGCAGGCCCGGTTCGGCGACAAGCGCTGCTTCGACACCCCGCTCGCCGAGGCCGGCATCGTCGGCTTCGCGGTCGGCATGGCCATGTCCGGGCTGCGCCCGGTGGTCGAGATGCAGTTCGACGCGTTCGCGTACCCGGCGTTCGAGCAGATCGTCTCGCACGTGGCGAAGCTGCGCAACCGCACCCGGGGCGCGCTGAGCGTGCCGATCGTCATCCGGGTGCCGTACGCCGGCGGTATCGGCGGCGTGGAGCACCACTGCGATTCCAGCGAGGCGTACTACGCGCACACCCCGGGTCTGAAGGTGGTCACCCCGGCCACCGTCGAGGACGCGTACTCGCTGCTGCGCGAGGCGATCGCCGATCCGGACCCGGTCGTCTTCATGGAGCCGAAGAAGCTCTACTTCTCCAGCGCCGAGGCCGCGTTGCCCGCGACCACCGCGCCGTTCGGCAAGGCCGTGGTGCGGCGGCCCGGTCGCGACGCCACCCTGGTCGCGTACGGCCCGGCGGTGCCGGTCGCGCTGGAGGCCGCCGAGGCCGCCCGCGAGGAGGGCTGGGACCTCGAGGTGGTGGACGTACGCACCATCGTGCCGTTCGACGACGCGACGATCACCGCGTCGGTGGGCAGGACCGGCCGGTGCGTGGTGATCCAGGAGGCGCAGGGCTTCGCCGGGGTCGGCGCGGAGATCGCCGCCCGGGTCCAGGAGCGCTGCTTCCACGCCCTGCATGCCCCGGTGCTGCGGGTGTCCGGCCTGGACATCCCGTACCCGGCGCCGATGCTGGAGCACACCCACCTGCCGTCGGTGGACCGGGTGCTGGACGCC
- the pdhA gene encoding pyruvate dehydrogenase (acetyl-transferring) E1 component subunit alpha gives MGPPHVQEVLAVTTTPQAVRRASPRTRRPATPAAPDPSAGLLPQTEPVRLLDPDGTPLPPRDDYPEPPVEALREMYRRMVVGRRFDIQATALTKQGRLAVYPSSRGQEACQVGAVLAVRDTDWVFPTYRESMALTSRGIDPVEVLTLLRGDWHCGYDPAERHTAPQCTPLATQCVHAAGLAHGEAYQGRDTVALAFIGDGATSEGDFHEGVNFAAVFKAPVVYFVQNNKYAISVPLSRQTAAPSLAYKGVGYGVPSEQVDGNDPVAVLAVLTRAVEHARAGHGPFLVEAHTYRMEPHTNADDATRYRDGAEVEAWRDRDPIARLETYLRARGVLDDAAVAAIADEAEAYAAELRDRMNAKPTVDPLSLFDHVYAQPTPQLVEQREQVRAELADADEEGER, from the coding sequence ATAGGGCCACCACACGTCCAGGAGGTCCTCGCCGTGACGACCACACCCCAGGCGGTCCGCAGGGCATCCCCGCGCACCCGCCGGCCGGCCACCCCGGCCGCGCCCGATCCGTCGGCCGGCCTGCTGCCGCAGACCGAGCCGGTCCGACTGCTCGACCCGGACGGCACCCCGCTGCCGCCCCGCGACGACTACCCGGAGCCGCCCGTCGAGGCGCTGCGCGAGATGTACCGCCGGATGGTGGTCGGCCGCCGCTTCGACATCCAGGCCACCGCGCTGACCAAGCAGGGTCGGCTCGCCGTCTACCCGTCCTCCCGCGGCCAGGAGGCCTGCCAGGTCGGGGCGGTGCTCGCCGTCCGGGACACCGACTGGGTGTTCCCGACCTACCGCGAGTCGATGGCGCTGACCTCGCGGGGCATCGACCCGGTCGAGGTGCTCACCCTGCTGCGCGGCGACTGGCACTGCGGCTATGACCCGGCCGAGCGGCACACCGCGCCGCAGTGCACCCCGCTGGCCACGCAGTGCGTGCACGCCGCCGGCCTGGCCCATGGCGAGGCGTACCAGGGGCGGGACACCGTCGCGCTGGCCTTCATCGGCGACGGCGCCACCAGCGAGGGCGACTTCCACGAGGGGGTCAACTTCGCCGCCGTCTTCAAGGCCCCGGTGGTCTACTTCGTGCAGAACAACAAGTACGCGATCAGCGTCCCGCTTTCCCGGCAGACCGCCGCGCCGAGCCTGGCGTACAAGGGCGTCGGCTACGGCGTGCCGAGCGAGCAGGTCGACGGCAACGACCCGGTGGCCGTGCTCGCGGTGCTCACCCGCGCGGTGGAGCACGCCCGCGCGGGCCACGGGCCGTTCCTGGTCGAGGCGCACACCTACCGGATGGAGCCGCACACCAACGCCGACGACGCCACCCGCTACCGGGACGGCGCCGAGGTCGAGGCCTGGCGCGACCGGGACCCCATCGCCCGGCTGGAGACGTACCTGCGGGCGCGCGGGGTGCTGGACGACGCGGCCGTCGCGGCGATCGCCGACGAGGCCGAGGCGTACGCCGCCGAGCTGCGGGACCGGATGAACGCGAAGCCCACGGTCGACCCGCTCAGCCTCTTCGACCACGTCTACGCGCAGCCGACCCCGCAGCTGGTCGAGCAGCGCGAGCAGGTCCGCGCGGAGCTGGCCGACGCCGACGAGGAGGGTGAGCGCTGA
- a CDS encoding Lrp/AsnC family transcriptional regulator translates to MSQETTPIPGVAGGTGRSATGPLDEVDRRILDELVRDARISIRTLAERVHVSRTNAYARVERLLRDGVISGFRAQVAPEPAGLGTSAYISLTIEQNTWREVSAELAQVRYIEHVALLSGEHDVLALVRAPDNATLRDVVLNRVQSIAGVLSTRTWLVFEEFDGAQSPWQ, encoded by the coding sequence ATGAGCCAGGAGACCACCCCGATACCGGGCGTGGCGGGCGGGACGGGACGTTCGGCCACCGGCCCCTTGGACGAGGTGGACCGGCGGATCCTCGACGAGCTGGTCCGCGACGCGCGCATCTCCATCCGTACGCTGGCCGAACGCGTGCACGTCTCCCGCACCAACGCGTACGCGCGAGTGGAGCGGCTGCTGCGGGACGGGGTGATCAGCGGGTTCCGGGCCCAGGTCGCGCCGGAGCCGGCCGGGCTCGGCACCTCCGCGTACATCTCGCTGACCATCGAGCAGAACACCTGGCGGGAGGTGTCGGCGGAGCTGGCCCAGGTGCGCTACATCGAGCACGTCGCGCTGCTCAGCGGCGAGCACGACGTGCTCGCCCTGGTCCGAGCGCCGGACAACGCCACGCTGCGGGACGTGGTGCTCAACCGGGTGCAGAGCATCGCCGGGGTGCTGTCGACACGCACCTGGCTGGTCTTCGAGGAGTTCGACGGGGCGCAGAGCCCCTGGCAGTGA
- a CDS encoding DNA polymerase domain-containing protein: MGGVATTAAEEIKVGERVVRVSSPDKPYFPERGLTKLDVVRYFISVGDGILRALRDRPTMLERWPRGVFEGAKIATRQDNRGDAFYQKRLPAGAPDWVRTAHITFPSGRTADEVAPSELAVVIWAANLGTLRFHPWPVSAADVEHPDQLRIDLDPMPGVDFAQVVPVAHEVRAFLDELGLVGYPKTTGGRGLHVYLSIEPRWSFGECRRAVLALGLEMQRRLPELVTTTWWREQRDRPVFVDYNQMARDHTVTSAYSIRPTPQALVSAPLDWSELDDARPEDFDLVSLPGRFAERGDPHAGLDERRFSLEPLLELADREGLAAPPER; this comes from the coding sequence GTGGGAGGCGTGGCGACGACGGCGGCCGAGGAGATCAAGGTAGGGGAGCGGGTGGTCCGGGTCTCCAGCCCTGACAAGCCGTACTTTCCGGAGCGCGGACTGACCAAGCTGGACGTGGTCCGCTACTTCATCTCCGTCGGCGACGGCATCCTGCGCGCCCTGCGGGACCGCCCGACGATGCTGGAGCGCTGGCCGCGCGGCGTCTTCGAGGGCGCGAAGATCGCCACCCGGCAGGACAACCGCGGGGACGCCTTCTACCAGAAGCGCCTCCCGGCCGGCGCGCCCGACTGGGTGCGGACCGCGCACATCACCTTCCCGAGCGGGCGGACCGCCGACGAGGTCGCGCCCAGCGAGCTGGCGGTGGTGATCTGGGCGGCCAACCTCGGCACGCTGCGCTTCCACCCGTGGCCGGTCTCGGCGGCCGACGTGGAGCACCCGGACCAGCTCCGGATCGACCTCGACCCGATGCCGGGGGTCGACTTCGCCCAGGTGGTGCCGGTGGCCCACGAGGTACGGGCGTTCCTCGACGAGCTGGGGCTGGTCGGCTATCCGAAGACCACCGGCGGCCGGGGCCTGCACGTCTACCTGTCGATCGAGCCCCGGTGGAGCTTCGGCGAGTGCCGGCGGGCGGTGCTGGCGCTGGGCCTCGAGATGCAGCGCCGGCTGCCGGAGCTGGTCACCACCACCTGGTGGCGGGAGCAGCGGGACCGGCCGGTCTTCGTGGACTACAACCAGATGGCCCGGGACCACACCGTGACCTCGGCCTACTCGATCCGGCCCACCCCGCAGGCGCTGGTCTCCGCGCCGCTGGACTGGTCGGAGCTGGACGACGCGCGGCCGGAGGACTTCGACCTGGTCTCCCTGCCGGGGCGGTTCGCCGAGCGCGGCGACCCGCACGCGGGCCTGGACGAGCGCCGCTTCTCCCTGGAACCGCTGCTGGAGCTGGCCGACCGGGAGGGGCTGGCGGCCCCGCCGGAACGCTGA
- a CDS encoding histidine phosphatase family protein, with protein MAELAALWIVRHGESTANVVASQAEASGAELIDLNHRDADVPLSATGEEQARATGRWLAGLPEARRPDVAVVSPYVRAAQTAELALAGSGIPVSRDERLRDRELGILDGLTEHGVRQRFPAEAERRARLGKFYHRPPGGESWTDVALRLRALLGDLRRDHEGGRVLLFGHDALVFTLRYLVEGLTEAELMAMAEAHRIANCSVTGWSADGEGRLTLDVFNDVAHLRRRGARRTREDEVHAEPV; from the coding sequence ATGGCGGAACTGGCAGCGCTCTGGATCGTGCGGCACGGCGAGAGCACGGCGAACGTCGTGGCGAGCCAGGCGGAGGCGTCCGGTGCGGAGCTGATCGATCTGAACCACCGGGACGCGGACGTTCCGCTGTCGGCGACCGGGGAGGAGCAGGCCCGGGCCACCGGCCGCTGGCTCGCCGGTCTGCCCGAGGCGCGACGCCCGGACGTGGCGGTGGTGTCGCCGTACGTGCGGGCGGCGCAGACCGCCGAGCTGGCCCTGGCCGGAAGCGGCATCCCGGTCAGCCGGGACGAGCGGCTGCGCGACCGCGAGTTGGGCATCCTCGACGGGCTGACCGAGCACGGGGTGCGGCAACGGTTCCCGGCGGAGGCGGAGCGCCGGGCCCGGCTGGGCAAGTTCTACCACCGGCCGCCGGGCGGGGAGTCCTGGACGGACGTGGCGCTGCGGCTGCGCGCGCTCCTCGGCGACCTGCGCCGTGACCACGAGGGCGGGCGGGTGCTGCTCTTCGGCCACGACGCCCTGGTCTTCACGCTCCGATACCTGGTGGAGGGGCTCACCGAGGCCGAGCTGATGGCAATGGCCGAAGCGCACCGGATCGCCAACTGCTCGGTCACCGGCTGGTCTGCCGACGGCGAGGGGCGGCTGACGCTGGACGTGTTCAACGACGTCGCCCACCTGCGTCGGCGGGGCGCGCGGCGGACCCGGGAGGACGAGGTCCATGCCGAACCGGTCTGA
- a CDS encoding hemerythrin domain-containing protein — MSTDAIVLLKDDHKEIRRLFKAFQDAEEGPASERQKLVKQILEALTVHTYLENEVMYPEVRKLVPDVEDDILESYEEHHVADVLCFELFTMNPDDERYNAKTTVLIESVLHHVQEEEEEWFPKVREALGRSQLQEIGERMIELRKKAPKTPAAPKALKKSLDAVTA; from the coding sequence GTGTCCACCGACGCCATCGTGCTGCTCAAGGACGACCACAAGGAGATCCGCCGCCTGTTCAAGGCCTTCCAGGACGCCGAGGAGGGGCCGGCGAGCGAGCGCCAGAAGCTGGTCAAGCAGATCCTCGAGGCGCTGACGGTGCACACGTACCTTGAGAACGAGGTCATGTATCCCGAGGTCCGCAAGCTCGTGCCGGACGTCGAGGACGACATCCTGGAGTCGTACGAGGAGCACCACGTCGCGGACGTGCTCTGCTTCGAGCTCTTCACCATGAACCCGGACGACGAGCGGTACAACGCCAAGACGACCGTGTTGATCGAGAGCGTGCTGCACCACGTCCAGGAGGAGGAGGAAGAGTGGTTCCCGAAGGTGCGCGAGGCGCTCGGGCGTAGCCAGCTGCAGGAGATCGGCGAGCGCATGATCGAACTGCGGAAGAAGGCGCCGAAGACCCCGGCCGCGCCGAAGGCGCTCAAGAAGTCGCTGGACGCGGTGACGGCCTGA
- a CDS encoding glycine hydroxymethyltransferase — protein sequence MSLNAESTAFRSALEVIRAVEPRVADAIRAELADQRESLKLIASENYASPATLLAMGNWFSDKYAEGTIGRRFYAGCQNVDTVEALAAEHARELFGAAHAYVQPHSGIDANLVAFWAILADRVESPALKKAQVRQVNDLTEADWFALRRELGNQRMLGMSLDAGGHLTHGFRPNISGKMFDQRSYGTDPATGLVDYDKVAEAAREFKPLILVAGYSAYPRKINFRIMREIADSVGATFMVDMAHFAGLVAGKVFTGDFDPVPHAHIVTTTTHKSLRGPRGGLVLCQPELADQVDRGCPMVLGGPLPHVMAAKAVALAEARRPDFPDYAQRIVDNAQALADGLLRRGAKLVTGGTDNHLVLIDVSGYGLTGRQAEQALLDSGIVTNRNAVPQDPNGAWYTSGIRIGTPALTTRGLGAAQMDETAELIHTVLSQTRSGANPDGTPSKAKYVLDAAVADRVSKQASDLLAGFPLYPAVDLG from the coding sequence ATGTCGCTGAACGCCGAATCCACCGCCTTCCGCAGCGCGCTGGAGGTGATCCGCGCAGTCGAGCCGCGGGTGGCCGACGCCATCCGGGCGGAGCTGGCCGACCAGCGCGAGTCGCTCAAGCTCATCGCCAGCGAGAACTACGCCTCCCCGGCCACCCTGCTGGCCATGGGCAACTGGTTCAGCGACAAGTACGCCGAGGGCACGATCGGCCGCCGCTTCTACGCCGGCTGCCAGAACGTCGACACCGTCGAGGCGCTCGCCGCCGAGCACGCCCGGGAGCTGTTCGGCGCCGCCCACGCGTACGTGCAGCCGCACTCCGGCATCGACGCCAACCTGGTCGCGTTCTGGGCCATCCTGGCCGACCGGGTCGAGTCCCCCGCGCTCAAGAAGGCCCAGGTACGCCAGGTCAACGACCTCACCGAGGCGGACTGGTTCGCGCTGCGTCGGGAGCTGGGCAACCAGCGGATGCTCGGCATGTCGCTGGACGCCGGCGGCCACCTCACCCACGGCTTCCGGCCGAACATCTCCGGCAAGATGTTCGACCAGCGCAGCTACGGCACCGACCCGGCCACCGGCCTCGTCGACTACGACAAGGTCGCCGAGGCGGCCCGCGAGTTCAAGCCGCTGATCCTGGTGGCCGGCTACTCGGCGTACCCCCGGAAGATCAACTTCCGGATCATGCGGGAGATCGCCGACTCCGTCGGGGCCACCTTCATGGTCGACATGGCGCACTTCGCCGGCCTGGTCGCGGGCAAGGTCTTCACGGGCGACTTCGACCCGGTGCCGCACGCGCACATCGTCACCACCACCACCCACAAGTCGCTGCGCGGCCCGCGTGGCGGCCTGGTGCTGTGCCAGCCGGAGCTGGCCGACCAGGTCGACCGGGGCTGCCCGATGGTGCTCGGCGGCCCGCTGCCGCACGTCATGGCCGCCAAAGCGGTCGCCCTCGCCGAGGCCCGCCGCCCCGACTTCCCCGACTACGCCCAGCGGATCGTCGACAACGCCCAGGCGCTCGCCGACGGGCTGCTGCGCCGGGGCGCCAAGCTCGTCACCGGCGGCACCGACAACCACCTGGTCCTGATCGACGTCTCCGGGTACGGCCTCACCGGCCGGCAGGCCGAGCAGGCGCTGCTCGACTCGGGCATCGTCACCAACCGCAACGCGGTCCCGCAGGACCCGAACGGCGCCTGGTACACCTCGGGCATCCGGATCGGCACCCCGGCGCTGACCACCCGCGGCCTGGGCGCGGCGCAAATGGACGAGACGGCCGAGCTGATCCACACCGTGCTCAGCCAGACCCGGTCGGGCGCCAACCCGGACGGCACCCCGTCGAAGGCGAAGTACGTGCTGGACGCGGCGGTCGCGGACCGGGTCAGCAAGCAGGCCAGCGACCTGCTCGCCGGCTTCCCCCTCTACCCCGCCGTCGACCTCGGCTGA
- a CDS encoding ribulokinase — protein sequence MSRYVVGVDFGTLSGRAVVVDVADGIERGSAVHPYRHGAITERLPDGPSLPPDWALQDPADHREVLRVAVPAAVRAAGIDPAEVIGIGLDATSCTVLPSLADGTPLAELPELRDRPHAWPKLWKHHAAQRQADRINALARERAEPWLARYGGRVSAEWQLAKALQVLEEDPEVFRRAERWIETADWLVWRLCGRETRNVSAAGFKGLRQDGRYPSPKFLAALHPGLPDLLPKVDGPPAPLGARAGGLTPEAARWTGLPEGVAVAVGTIDAHVTAAAARSVAPGRMLAVLGTSTCLIMNSDTCHEVPGVCGVVEGGVTAGGWGYEAGQSGVGDIFAWYVERALPAPYADRARRLGVSPYELLDTLVAEQPVGGHGLLALDWHSGNRSVLMDHELSGVLVGLTLATRPEEIWRALLEATAFGARTVVEAFTAAGVPVDELTAAGGLTRSRLLLRSYADVLRRPLHVVDTEHPAALGAAIHAAVAAGAYPDVETASEAMGAAHRETWHPDPARAASYDELYAEYRALHDHFGRGGTKVLHHLRTLRNRALRR from the coding sequence GTGAGCCGGTACGTCGTCGGGGTGGACTTCGGCACGCTCTCCGGCCGCGCGGTCGTGGTCGACGTCGCCGACGGCATCGAGCGCGGCAGCGCGGTCCACCCGTACCGGCACGGGGCGATCACCGAGCGGCTGCCGGACGGGCCGTCGCTGCCCCCGGACTGGGCGCTGCAGGACCCGGCCGACCACCGTGAGGTGCTGCGGGTGGCCGTCCCCGCCGCCGTCCGCGCGGCCGGGATCGACCCGGCCGAGGTGATCGGCATCGGCCTCGACGCGACCTCCTGCACGGTGCTGCCCAGCCTCGCCGACGGCACTCCGCTCGCTGAGCTGCCCGAGCTGCGGGACCGGCCGCACGCCTGGCCGAAGCTCTGGAAGCACCACGCGGCGCAGCGGCAGGCCGACCGGATCAACGCCCTCGCCCGGGAGCGCGCCGAGCCGTGGCTGGCCCGCTACGGCGGCCGGGTCTCCGCGGAGTGGCAGCTCGCCAAGGCGCTGCAGGTGCTGGAGGAGGACCCGGAGGTCTTTCGCCGCGCCGAGCGCTGGATCGAGACCGCCGACTGGCTGGTCTGGCGGCTCTGCGGCCGGGAGACCCGCAACGTCTCCGCCGCCGGGTTCAAGGGGCTGCGTCAGGACGGCCGCTACCCGAGCCCGAAGTTCCTCGCCGCGCTGCACCCGGGCCTGCCCGACCTGCTGCCCAAGGTCGACGGGCCGCCCGCCCCGCTCGGTGCCCGGGCCGGCGGGCTCACCCCCGAGGCGGCCCGGTGGACCGGGCTCCCGGAGGGCGTCGCGGTGGCCGTCGGCACCATCGACGCGCACGTCACCGCGGCCGCCGCCCGCTCGGTCGCGCCGGGGCGGATGCTCGCCGTGCTCGGCACCTCCACCTGCCTGATCATGAACTCGGACACCTGTCACGAGGTGCCGGGTGTCTGCGGTGTCGTCGAGGGCGGCGTCACCGCCGGCGGCTGGGGCTACGAGGCGGGGCAGAGCGGCGTGGGGGACATCTTCGCGTGGTACGTCGAGCGGGCGCTCCCCGCGCCGTACGCCGACCGGGCGCGGCGCCTCGGTGTCTCGCCGTACGAACTGCTGGACACCCTCGTGGCGGAGCAGCCGGTCGGCGGACACGGGCTGCTCGCGCTGGACTGGCACAGCGGCAACCGGTCGGTGCTGATGGACCACGAGCTGAGCGGGGTGCTGGTCGGGCTGACCCTGGCCACCCGGCCGGAGGAGATCTGGCGGGCGCTGCTGGAGGCGACGGCGTTCGGCGCGCGGACGGTCGTCGAGGCGTTCACCGCGGCGGGGGTGCCGGTCGACGAGCTGACCGCCGCTGGCGGGCTCACCCGCAGCCGGCTGCTGCTGCGCAGCTACGCCGACGTGCTGCGCCGGCCACTGCACGTGGTGGACACCGAGCACCCGGCCGCCCTTGGCGCGGCGATCCATGCCGCAGTGGCCGCCGGGGCGTACCCGGACGTGGAGACGGCGTCGGAGGCGATGGGTGCCGCCCACCGCGAGACCTGGCACCCGGACCCGGCCCGCGCCGCCAGCTACGACGAGCTGTACGCCGAGTACCGCGCCCTCCACGACCACTTCGGCCGCGGAGGAACGAAGGTTCTCCACCACCTCCGCACCCTCCGCAACCGCGCCCTCCGCCGCTGA
- a CDS encoding carbohydrate kinase family protein → MISVVGESLVDLIEDPSGEVIAHPGGSPANVAVALARLGQPTTLLTQHGDDAHGRLLRDHLAGSGVRLDPASVPDLPSTSVARSRVGADGQARYDFSIAWRSFPDRTGVGTGSRCLHTGSLATVLQPGADDVLALVRERRATTMISYDPNCRPSLMGDRSTARHRVEELVAASDLVKVSLEDLAWLHPERGHQRVAREWLERGPVLVVVTRGDGGAWAVSRGGEVQVDARPVRVVDTVGAGDAFTAGLLAALSERDLLGAARRTALGAVGRDTVAAVLAEAAHVAALTCARRGADPPTRAELAADLAGSRPGT, encoded by the coding sequence GTGATCTCGGTTGTCGGCGAGAGCCTGGTGGATCTGATCGAGGATCCGTCGGGCGAGGTGATCGCCCATCCCGGGGGCAGCCCGGCGAACGTCGCCGTGGCGCTCGCCCGCCTCGGCCAGCCAACCACCCTGCTGACCCAGCACGGCGACGACGCACACGGGCGGCTGCTCCGGGACCATCTGGCCGGCAGCGGCGTACGGCTGGATCCCGCGTCGGTGCCGGACCTGCCCAGCACCAGCGTGGCCCGGAGCCGGGTGGGTGCGGACGGGCAGGCCCGGTACGACTTCAGCATCGCCTGGCGGTCCTTTCCGGACCGGACCGGCGTGGGGACGGGCAGCCGCTGCCTGCACACCGGCTCGCTCGCCACCGTCCTGCAGCCGGGCGCCGACGACGTGCTGGCGCTGGTCCGGGAGCGGCGGGCGACGACGATGATCAGCTACGACCCGAACTGCCGGCCGTCCCTGATGGGCGACCGGAGCACGGCCCGGCACCGGGTCGAGGAGCTGGTGGCGGCGAGTGACCTCGTCAAGGTCAGCCTGGAGGATCTGGCCTGGCTCCACCCGGAACGCGGGCACCAGCGGGTGGCGCGGGAGTGGCTGGAGCGAGGCCCCGTCCTCGTGGTGGTCACCCGCGGCGACGGCGGGGCGTGGGCGGTCAGCCGAGGCGGTGAGGTGCAGGTGGACGCCCGACCGGTGCGGGTGGTGGACACCGTCGGAGCCGGTGACGCGTTCACGGCCGGGCTGCTGGCCGCGCTGAGTGAGCGGGACCTGCTCGGCGCCGCGCGGCGGACCGCCCTCGGCGCCGTCGGCCGGGACACGGTCGCCGCCGTACTCGCGGAGGCGGCCCACGTCGCCGCCCTGACCTGTGCCCGACGGGGAGCCGATCCGCCGACGCGGGCCGAGCTGGCGGCGGACCTGGCCGGTTCGCGGCCCGGAACCTGA
- a CDS encoding ATP-binding cassette domain-containing protein yields the protein MTATTTHIPAGRAGAADSDQRSPVLSARGLVKTFGKVVGLDGVDLDLYPGEVLAVIGDNGAGKSTLIKCLTGALTPDTGELFLEGKPAQFKRPQDARDAGIETVYQTLAVAPALDIASNLFLGREKRRRGPLGSVFRMLDQKGMRREAAQALADLGIGTLQNVAQAVETLSGGQRQAVSVARAAAFGSKVIVLDEPTAALGVKESNQVLRMIEEVRERGLPVILISHNMPHVFEVADRIHIQRLGRCAGVVTPASHTMPEVVAIMTGATTLEETPGRTAG from the coding sequence ATGACCGCCACCACCACGCACATTCCCGCCGGGCGGGCCGGCGCGGCGGACAGCGACCAGCGCTCGCCGGTGCTGTCGGCCCGGGGCCTGGTCAAGACGTTCGGCAAGGTCGTCGGGCTCGACGGGGTGGATCTCGACCTGTACCCGGGCGAGGTGCTCGCCGTCATCGGGGACAACGGCGCGGGGAAGTCCACACTGATCAAGTGCCTGACCGGTGCCCTGACGCCCGACACCGGGGAACTGTTCCTGGAGGGGAAGCCGGCGCAGTTCAAGCGGCCGCAGGACGCCCGGGACGCCGGTATCGAGACCGTCTACCAGACGTTGGCGGTGGCGCCGGCGTTGGACATCGCGAGCAACCTCTTCCTGGGTCGGGAGAAGCGCCGGCGCGGCCCGCTCGGCTCGGTGTTCCGGATGCTCGACCAGAAGGGCATGCGCCGGGAGGCCGCGCAGGCCCTCGCCGATCTCGGCATCGGCACCCTGCAGAACGTGGCGCAGGCGGTCGAGACGCTGTCCGGAGGCCAGCGTCAGGCCGTGTCGGTGGCCCGGGCCGCGGCCTTCGGCAGCAAGGTGATCGTGCTGGACGAGCCCACCGCGGCGCTCGGGGTCAAGGAGTCCAACCAGGTGCTCCGGATGATCGAGGAGGTTCGCGAGCGGGGGCTCCCGGTCATCCTGATCAGCCACAACATGCCGCACGTGTTCGAGGTCGCCGACCGCATCCACATCCAGCGGCTGGGCCGCTGCGCCGGCGTGGTTACGCCGGCGTCGCACACGATGCCGGAGGTGGTGGCCATCATGACCGGCGCGACCACCCTCGAGGAGACGCCGGGCCGGACGGCGGGCTGA